The genomic region ACGTTCTCCGCAGAACCTATAAACTGAGGTCTTGGTAATCTGTGACCTATAGGCATGAATGATTCAATTTCTTTCAATTTTTCTAATGCCTCTTTCTCAGTTTCTCCTACAATTGGATTTTGCGCAGGCATCATTAGGAAATCATCAGGAGAGCGTCCTTGATCTTGAACTCTTCTTTTTAGTTCAGCCGTATATCCCTTAAGGTAATCAAAATGATCTCCAGGTGCCATAATCCCTTCAGCATGTTTAGCCGCTATATCCATAAAGTCTGAAGATGTTCCTGCTTGGAAAATCACAGGTCTTCCTTGTCTTGAACGACTAACATTTAATGGACCATCCACTGAAAAGTATTTTCCTTTGTAATAGAGAGGATGCATCTTTCTTGGATCATAAAAGATGCCACTTTCTTTATCACGGATAAAAGCATCATCTTCATACGAATCCCAAAGTCCCTCTACAATTTCTAGAAACTCCTTTTTCATTGGATAAAGATCTGATTTGCTTAAATGAGAGCGACTATAATTGGCTAAACCTCCTGGATTAGATGTAATCGCGTTCCATCCAGCTCGTCCATTACTAATTTTGTCTAACGAAGCAACTTGTCTAGCTACTGTAAAAGGATCAGCATACGAAGTCGCAATTGTTGCTATTAATCCAATAGATTTAGTCACCATACTTAAAGCCGACAAAATAGAGATGCCTTCAAACATACTAAGATAATGAGGGATCATCCCCGGCCCGATGTGGCTAACATCCGCTAAAAAGATCGCATCAAATTTACCATTTTCTAATTGTTTGGCTTTTTCTACATAATGATTTATGCTTTCACTCGCATTTGATGGCATATCATGGTGTTTCCAACCCGTATGACTCCACCCAACTCCATCAATATTCCCAATGAGTTTTAGCTTTCTTTCTCGCATTATTGATTTCTCTCCTTCAAAACGATCATTAAGCATAATTCCCTTATATCAATCCAAATTGTTTAGCCAGTAATTTATGTCCATTCTTCCGACTTTCTTGATTAGGGTAAAAATCAGCAATGATTATTTCATCAACCATACTGGCCTTCGCCATTTGGTGTAATTTTTCAGCAACCGTTTCAGGACTCCCGATAACAAATCTCGCTTTGTTATGTTCTCTAGCACTTGCTTCTGCAAGAGTATACGTATGATTTTTAGCTTCACTTGGAGTTGGGAAAGAAAGAATCTTTGTTCCAGTACTCATCTGTGCCCACATTAATTCTGCCGGACCTGCAACAAATTCTGCCTCTTCTTCGGTTTCAGCTGTAATCACCATAATAGCCATCATACTTTTCGGTTCATTTAAATAAGAAGAAGGCTTAAATTCATTTTTGTAGGCTCGTAACATAGGAACAGCCAATTGCGGTGCGAGTTGAGCAGCAAATACAAAACCAAGTCCCTTTTGAAGTGCAAAGTGTAAACCACCTTCGCTAGACCCAAGCATGTACAGGTCTGGTACCATGGATTTGTCACCAGGAGGGTTTATGTGACTAAAGGGATGTGTTTCTTTAAAGCTACGATAAAAAAATGAAAGAAGGTCATCCAGTTGCTCTGGAAAATCATTTGCTCCTAGTAGTTCTCTAGACCGCAACAATGCCAACATCGTTTGGGCATCGGTTCCAGAGGCTCTTCCAATTCCAAGATCAACGCGGCCAGGATATAACCCTTCAAGCAAAGTGAAATTCTCCATGACTTTTAACGGACTATGGTTTGGCAACATCACACCACCGGACCC from Alkalicoccobacillus plakortidis harbors:
- a CDS encoding NtaA/DmoA family FMN-dependent monooxygenase (This protein belongs to a clade of FMN-dependent monooxygenases, within a broader family of flavin-dependent oxidoreductases, the luciferase-like monooxygenase (LMM) family, some of whose members use coenzyme F420 rather than FMN.); amino-acid sequence: MRERKLKLIGNIDGVGWSHTGWKHHDMPSNASESINHYVEKAKQLENGKFDAIFLADVSHIGPGMIPHYLSMFEGISILSALSMVTKSIGLIATIATSYADPFTVARQVASLDKISNGRAGWNAITSNPGGLANYSRSHLSKSDLYPMKKEFLEIVEGLWDSYEDDAFIRDKESGIFYDPRKMHPLYYKGKYFSVDGPLNVSRSRQGRPVIFQAGTSSDFMDIAAKHAEGIMAPGDHFDYLKGYTAELKRRVQDQGRSPDDFLMMPAQNPIVGETEKEALEKLKEIESFMPIGHRLPRPQFIGSAENVAEQIEHWYREGIMDIMLIRQNGPSGFEDFIKLVVPILQDRGIVRTDYNDDQPTLRGNLELPYPESMYTKSVRL
- a CDS encoding LLM class flavin-dependent oxidoreductase: MDSENSKLKLSILDFVHIYKDSPASKSLKNVTEMVQLAEELGYSRYWFTEHHNTTNLMSTSPDMLSMHAAAHTNKIRVGSGGVMLPNHSPLKVMENFTLLEGLYPGRVDLGIGRASGTDAQTMLALLRSRELLGANDFPEQLDDLLSFFYRSFKETHPFSHINPPGDKSMVPDLYMLGSSEGGLHFALQKGLGFVFAAQLAPQLAVPMLRAYKNEFKPSSYLNEPKSMMAIMVITAETEEEAEFVAGPAELMWAQMSTGTKILSFPTPSEAKNHTYTLAEASAREHNKARFVIGSPETVAEKLHQMAKASMVDEIIIADFYPNQESRKNGHKLLAKQFGLI